A part of Magnetospirillum sp. ME-1 genomic DNA contains:
- a CDS encoding tetratricopeptide repeat protein → MKRFGIVVMAAVVGAGLAACAPRPDASGNGKMHIAGNETGLGAYLAGRYAHARGDTRAAAEYYSAAARRDPDNIDIQQRSFALLLAEGRLDEAGAIAQRLLVIDDDSPLPILVMGVQEARSGRHDLAEKRFAALPAKGINGFLGPLLTAWSRAGQGKFDDGLATLAPRADTAGFAPIWEYHAGLMGDLAARPDLAESHFKAALLNQTSVRTVEAAGTWYQRAGRMDEAKALYERYLAEHGDRSLLDGSRQLGAGSNLPRVVESANDGLAEALFDTASLVRQGNAQELSLVFTRLALSLRPDFPLAQLLLADAMGAQGRLEEANAVYRAMNRSSQPGTFARLKLAVNLDELKQTDAAIAELKALAAQWPESYEALVTLGDVLRRQKRYGEAAEAYGGALARAGGTREARNWSLFYARGIAYERAKQWNKAEPDMLEALRLNPDQPDVLNYLGYTWVDQGINVEKGRKLIERAVELRPNDGAIVDSLGWALYRMGEFQAAVKHLERASELKPEDPTINEHLGDAFWQVGRDTEARFQWQRAMGLDPEPEQIEPLKAKISTGRLPATPKK, encoded by the coding sequence GTGAAGCGGTTCGGGATTGTGGTGATGGCGGCGGTGGTCGGGGCCGGTCTGGCGGCCTGTGCCCCGCGGCCCGATGCCTCCGGCAACGGCAAGATGCACATAGCGGGCAACGAGACGGGTCTGGGGGCCTATCTCGCCGGGCGCTACGCCCATGCGCGCGGCGACACCCGCGCCGCCGCCGAATATTACAGCGCCGCCGCAAGGCGCGACCCCGACAACATCGACATCCAGCAACGCAGCTTCGCCCTGCTGCTGGCCGAGGGACGCCTGGACGAGGCCGGGGCCATCGCCCAGCGCCTGCTGGTCATCGACGACGATTCCCCGCTGCCCATCCTGGTGATGGGCGTGCAGGAGGCGCGGTCCGGGCGCCATGATCTGGCGGAGAAGCGTTTCGCCGCCCTGCCGGCCAAGGGCATCAACGGCTTTCTCGGCCCCCTGCTCACCGCCTGGAGCCGGGCCGGACAGGGCAAGTTCGACGATGGCCTCGCCACCCTGGCGCCCCGGGCCGACACCGCCGGCTTCGCTCCCATCTGGGAATACCATGCTGGGCTGATGGGCGACCTCGCCGCACGCCCCGATCTGGCCGAATCCCATTTCAAGGCGGCGCTGCTCAACCAGACCAGCGTGCGGACCGTCGAGGCGGCGGGCACCTGGTACCAGCGGGCCGGACGCATGGACGAGGCCAAGGCGCTGTACGAGCGCTATCTCGCCGAGCATGGGGACCGCTCGCTGCTGGACGGAAGCCGCCAGCTGGGTGCGGGCTCCAATCTGCCCCGCGTGGTCGAGTCCGCCAATGACGGCCTGGCCGAGGCGCTGTTCGACACCGCCTCGCTGGTGCGCCAGGGCAATGCCCAGGAACTGTCGCTGGTCTTCACGCGCCTGGCGCTCAGCCTCCGGCCCGATTTCCCCCTGGCCCAGCTGCTGCTGGCCGATGCCATGGGGGCGCAGGGACGGCTGGAGGAGGCGAATGCCGTTTACCGCGCCATGAACCGCTCCAGCCAGCCGGGAACCTTCGCGCGGCTGAAGCTGGCGGTCAATCTGGACGAGCTGAAGCAGACCGACGCCGCCATCGCCGAGCTGAAGGCCCTGGCGGCCCAATGGCCCGAATCCTACGAGGCGCTGGTGACGCTGGGCGACGTGCTCCGCCGCCAGAAGCGCTATGGCGAGGCGGCCGAGGCCTATGGCGGCGCCCTGGCCCGCGCCGGCGGGACCCGGGAGGCGCGCAACTGGTCGCTGTTCTATGCCCGCGGCATCGCCTACGAACGGGCCAAGCAATGGAACAAGGCCGAGCCCGACATGCTCGAGGCGCTGCGCCTCAATCCCGACCAGCCCGACGTGCTCAACTACCTGGGCTATACCTGGGTCGATCAGGGCATCAACGTGGAAAAGGGCCGCAAGCTGATCGAGCGCGCCGTGGAGCTGCGCCCCAATGACGGCGCCATCGTCGATTCGCTCGGTTGGGCACTGTACCGCATGGGCGAGTTCCAGGCGGCGGTGAAGCATCTGGAGCGCGCCTCCGAGCTGAAGCCCGAGGACCCCACCATCAACGAGCATCTGGGCGACGCCTTCTGGCAGGTGGGCCGCGACACCGAGGCCCGCTTCCAGTGGCAGCGGGCCATGGGCCTCGACCCCGAGCCCGAGCAGATCGAGCCCCTGAAGGCCAAGATCTCCACCGGGCGGCTGCCCGCCACTCCGAAGAAATAG
- the dnaK gene encoding molecular chaperone DnaK, whose translation MSKVIGIDLGTTNSCVAVMEGKTAKVIENAEGMRTTPSMTAFTESGERLVGQPAKRQAVTNPTNTLFAIKRLIGRRFDDPITKKDMNLVPYHIVAGDNGDAWVESRDSKYSPSQVSAFILQKMKETAEGYLGEKVTQAVITVPAYFNDAQRQATKDAGRIAGLEVLRIINEPTAAALAYGLEKKGAGTIAVYDLGGGTFDVSVLEIGDGVFEVKSTNGDTFLGGEDFDARIIDYLADEFKKEQGIDLRKDRLALQRLKEAAEKAKIELSSSMQTEVNLPFITADASGPKHLNIKLTRSKLEALVEDLVARTIEPCKAALKDAGVKASEIDEVILVGGMTRMPKIQEVVKEFFGREPHKGVNPDEVVAIGAAIQGGVLKGEVKDVLLLDVTPLSLGIETLGGVFTRLIDRNTTIPTRKSQVFSTAEDNQTAVTIRVFQGEREMAADNKILGQFDLVGIPPAPRGVPQVEVTFDIDANGLVNVSAKDKATGKEQQIRIQASGGLSDSDIEKMVKEAEAHAAEDKKRKELIEAKNHADGLIHTTEKSLKEFGDKAGAELTGAIEKDIAALKSAMEGDDVEAIKSKTETLMQTSMKLGEAMYKAQEAAGGADAGAAGGQGAQGGSASGDDKVVDADFEEVDGDKKGK comes from the coding sequence ATGAGCAAGGTTATCGGCATCGACCTGGGCACCACGAATTCGTGCGTCGCCGTGATGGAAGGCAAGACCGCCAAGGTCATCGAGAACGCCGAGGGCATGCGGACCACCCCGTCCATGACCGCGTTCACCGAATCGGGCGAGCGTCTGGTCGGGCAGCCGGCCAAGCGCCAGGCGGTGACCAATCCCACCAACACCCTGTTCGCCATCAAGCGCCTGATCGGCCGTCGCTTCGACGACCCGATCACCAAGAAGGACATGAACCTGGTCCCCTACCACATCGTGGCGGGCGACAACGGCGACGCCTGGGTGGAATCCCGCGATTCCAAGTACAGCCCCAGCCAGGTGTCGGCCTTCATCCTGCAGAAGATGAAGGAAACCGCCGAGGGCTATCTGGGCGAGAAGGTCACCCAGGCGGTGATCACCGTCCCGGCCTATTTCAACGACGCCCAGCGCCAGGCCACCAAGGACGCCGGCCGCATCGCCGGCCTGGAAGTGCTGCGCATCATCAACGAGCCGACCGCGGCCGCCCTGGCCTACGGCCTGGAGAAGAAGGGCGCCGGCACCATCGCCGTGTATGACCTGGGCGGCGGCACCTTCGACGTATCGGTGCTGGAAATCGGCGACGGCGTGTTCGAGGTGAAGTCCACCAACGGCGACACCTTCCTGGGTGGCGAGGACTTCGACGCCCGTATCATCGACTATCTCGCCGACGAGTTCAAAAAGGAGCAGGGTATCGACCTGCGCAAGGACCGTCTGGCCCTGCAGCGCCTGAAGGAAGCCGCGGAAAAGGCCAAGATCGAGCTGTCGTCCTCCATGCAGACCGAGGTGAACCTGCCGTTCATCACCGCCGATGCCTCGGGACCCAAGCACCTCAACATCAAGCTGACCCGCTCCAAGCTGGAAGCCCTGGTGGAAGACCTGGTCGCCCGCACCATCGAGCCCTGCAAGGCGGCGCTCAAGGACGCTGGCGTCAAGGCCAGCGAGATCGACGAGGTGATCCTGGTGGGCGGCATGACCCGCATGCCGAAGATCCAGGAAGTGGTGAAGGAATTCTTCGGCCGCGAGCCCCACAAGGGCGTCAACCCCGATGAAGTGGTGGCCATCGGCGCCGCCATCCAGGGCGGCGTGCTGAAGGGCGAGGTCAAGGACGTCCTGCTGCTCGACGTCACGCCCCTGTCGCTCGGCATCGAGACCCTGGGCGGCGTGTTCACCCGCCTGATCGACCGCAACACCACCATCCCCACCCGCAAGTCCCAGGTGTTCTCCACCGCCGAGGACAACCAGACCGCCGTGACCATCCGGGTCTTCCAGGGCGAGCGCGAGATGGCCGCCGACAACAAGATCCTCGGCCAGTTCGATCTGGTGGGCATCCCGCCCGCGCCGCGCGGCGTGCCGCAGGTGGAAGTCACCTTCGACATCGACGCCAACGGCCTGGTCAACGTCTCGGCCAAGGACAAGGCCACCGGCAAGGAACAGCAGATTCGCATCCAGGCCTCGGGCGGCCTGTCGGATTCCGACATCGAGAAGATGGTCAAGGAAGCCGAGGCCCATGCCGCCGAGGACAAGAAGCGCAAGGAGCTGATCGAGGCCAAGAACCACGCCGACGGCCTGATCCACACCACCGAGAAGAGCCTGAAGGAATTCGGCGACAAGGCCGGGGCCGAACTCACCGGCGCCATCGAGAAGGACATCGCCGCCCTCAAATCCGCCATGGAAGGCGACGATGTCGAGGCCATCAAGTCCAAGACCGAGACCCTGATGCAGACCTCCATGAAGCTGGGCGAAGCCATGTACAAGGCCCAGGAAGCGGCCGGCGGCGCCGATGCCGGAGCGGCCGGTGGTCAAGGTGCCCAGGGCGGCTCCGCCTCGGGCGACGACAAGGTGGTCGACGCCGACTTCGAGGAAGTCGACGGCGACAAGAAGGGCAAGTAA
- a CDS encoding electron transfer flavoprotein-ubiquinone oxidoreductase has product MERESMEFDVVVVGGGPSGLSAAIRLKQINADLNVCVLEKGSEIGAHILSGAVIETRSLAELFPDWKERDAPLLTPASDDRFMFLTESKAIRLMTPPQMNNHGNYIVSLGNFTRWLGAQAEALGVEIFAGFAAAEVLYNEDGSVKGVATGDMGIAKDGQPTHNHTPGVELWARQTIFAEGCRGSLTKTLFERFDLRKDCEDQTYGIGIKELWEIDPAKHKAGTIIHTVGWPLDTQTYGGSFLYHLENNQVAVGFVVGLDYANPHLSPFDEFQRFKTHPAIRPIFEGGRRVSYGARALSEGGFQSIPKLSFPGGVLVGDTAGFLNVPKIKGTHTAMKSAMVAAEAVAEALAHEGGSNEVATYPEHLKQSWLWKELHEVRNIRPSFHWGLWGGIAYSALETYVFKGKMPWTLHHQPDHLALKKASECPKINYPKPDGVVSFDKLSSVFISSTNHEENQPAHLKLRDAAVPIAINLEHYDAPEQRYCPAGVYEIVRNDDGSNPRLQINAQNCLHCKTCDIKDPTQNINWVVPEGGGGPNYPNM; this is encoded by the coding sequence ATGGAACGTGAATCCATGGAATTCGATGTCGTGGTGGTGGGCGGCGGGCCTTCGGGCCTGAGTGCTGCCATCCGGCTGAAGCAGATCAACGCCGACCTCAATGTCTGCGTTCTGGAGAAGGGCTCCGAGATCGGCGCCCACATCCTGTCGGGTGCGGTGATCGAGACCCGCTCGCTGGCCGAGCTGTTTCCGGACTGGAAGGAGCGCGACGCCCCGTTGCTGACTCCGGCCTCCGACGACCGCTTCATGTTCCTGACGGAGTCCAAGGCCATCCGCCTGATGACGCCGCCGCAGATGAACAACCACGGCAATTACATCGTCAGCCTCGGCAACTTCACCCGCTGGCTGGGCGCCCAAGCCGAGGCGCTGGGCGTGGAGATCTTCGCCGGCTTCGCCGCCGCCGAGGTCCTTTACAACGAGGACGGCTCGGTCAAGGGCGTCGCCACCGGCGACATGGGGATTGCTAAGGACGGCCAGCCCACCCACAACCACACGCCCGGCGTCGAGCTGTGGGCGCGCCAGACCATCTTCGCCGAAGGCTGCCGCGGCAGCCTCACCAAGACGCTGTTCGAGCGCTTTGATCTCCGCAAGGATTGCGAGGACCAGACCTACGGCATCGGCATCAAGGAGCTGTGGGAGATCGATCCGGCCAAGCACAAGGCCGGCACCATCATCCACACCGTCGGCTGGCCCTTGGACACCCAAACCTATGGCGGCTCGTTCCTCTATCACCTGGAGAACAACCAGGTGGCGGTGGGTTTCGTGGTCGGCCTCGACTACGCCAATCCGCACCTGTCGCCCTTCGACGAGTTCCAGCGCTTCAAGACCCATCCGGCCATCCGTCCCATCTTCGAGGGTGGCCGCCGGGTGTCGTACGGCGCGCGCGCCCTGTCGGAAGGCGGCTTCCAGTCCATCCCCAAGCTCTCCTTCCCCGGCGGCGTGCTGGTGGGCGACACGGCGGGCTTCCTGAATGTGCCGAAGATCAAGGGCACCCACACCGCCATGAAGTCGGCCATGGTGGCGGCCGAGGCGGTGGCCGAGGCCCTGGCCCATGAGGGCGGCTCCAACGAGGTGGCCACCTATCCCGAGCACCTGAAGCAGTCCTGGCTGTGGAAGGAATTGCACGAGGTCAGGAACATCCGTCCCAGCTTCCACTGGGGCCTGTGGGGCGGCATCGCCTATTCGGCGCTGGAGACCTATGTGTTCAAGGGCAAGATGCCCTGGACCCTGCACCACCAGCCCGACCACCTGGCGCTGAAGAAGGCGTCGGAATGCCCGAAGATCAACTATCCCAAGCCCGACGGGGTGGTGAGCTTCGACAAGCTGAGCTCGGTGTTCATCTCGTCCACCAACCACGAGGAGAACCAGCCGGCCCACCTGAAGCTCCGCGACGCGGCGGTGCCCATCGCCATCAATCTCGAGCATTACGACGCGCCCGAGCAGCGCTACTGCCCGGCCGGCGTCTACGAGATCGTCAGGAACGACGACGGCTCCAATCCCCGCCTGCAGATCAACGCGCAGAACTGCCTGCACTGCAAGACCTGCGACATCAAGGACCCCACCCAGAATATCAATTGGGTGGTTCCCGAAGGTGGCGGTGGACCGAACTATCCCAACATGTAA
- a CDS encoding uracil-DNA glycosylase, with product MTTLSADLHPYDILRWYLEAGVDETMGEEPVDRYAATRRAAESRAAAPPPQPQQRHAPQPEPVRTAPAAVSNSPLPGTAAHLAAECRDLQALRHAMEGFEGLPLKQAASSTVFGDGNPQAAVMCIGEAPGQEEDRRGLPFVGASGKLLDRMLASIGLDRTTCYITNVVPWRPPANRKPTPDEVAVCMPFLTRHIELVDPQVLILLGGASASAVLAKADGINRLRGRWFEFNSPGLPRPVPALATFHPAYLLRTPEAKRDAWRDLLMIRRRMDAARH from the coding sequence ATGACCACACTTTCCGCCGATCTCCACCCCTATGACATCCTGCGCTGGTACCTGGAGGCCGGCGTGGACGAGACCATGGGCGAAGAGCCGGTGGACCGCTACGCCGCCACCCGCCGGGCGGCGGAAAGCCGCGCCGCCGCGCCGCCGCCGCAACCGCAGCAGCGCCACGCGCCGCAGCCCGAACCCGTCCGTACGGCACCCGCCGCCGTCTCCAATTCCCCCCTGCCCGGCACCGCCGCCCATCTGGCCGCCGAATGCCGCGACCTGCAGGCACTGCGCCACGCCATGGAGGGGTTCGAGGGGCTGCCGCTCAAGCAGGCGGCCAGTTCCACCGTGTTCGGCGACGGCAACCCGCAAGCCGCCGTGATGTGCATCGGCGAGGCGCCGGGCCAGGAGGAGGACCGGCGCGGCCTGCCCTTCGTCGGCGCCAGCGGCAAGCTGCTCGACCGCATGCTGGCCTCCATCGGGCTGGACCGCACCACCTGCTACATCACCAACGTGGTGCCCTGGCGCCCGCCGGCCAACCGCAAGCCCACCCCCGACGAGGTGGCGGTGTGCATGCCCTTCCTCACCCGCCATATCGAACTGGTGGACCCCCAGGTGCTGATCCTGCTGGGCGGCGCGTCGGCCTCGGCGGTGCTGGCCAAGGCCGACGGCATCAACCGCCTGCGCGGCCGCTGGTTCGAGTTCAACTCGCCGGGCCTGCCGCGCCCCGTTCCGGCGCTCGCCACCTTCCATCCCGCCTACCTGCTGCGCACCCCCGAAGCCAAGCGCGACGCCTGGCGCGACCTCTTGATGATCCGGCGCAGGATGGATGCGGCGCGGCATTGA
- the ftsE gene encoding cell division ATP-binding protein FtsE produces MRHRPRGENIIRFDSVGLRYGLGPEVLQDVTFKLPAGSFHFLTGPSGAGKSSLLRLMYLGLRPTRGRVVLFDRDIAATKRYELPALRRRIGVVFQDFRLLDHMTALDNVALPLRVRGVKESEIRRHVPELLSWVGLADHLGAKPSTLSGGQKQRVAIARAVIGRPDLLLADEPTGNVDDHIAMRLMYLFEELNKLGTTIVVATHNELLVQRFAHLPRLHIEHGMVTTLHQEPAADDLEAE; encoded by the coding sequence GTGCGGCATCGCCCTCGTGGGGAAAACATCATCCGGTTCGACAGTGTCGGCCTGCGCTACGGGCTTGGACCCGAAGTCTTGCAGGACGTCACCTTCAAACTGCCGGCCGGATCCTTTCACTTCCTGACCGGGCCTTCGGGCGCCGGCAAGTCGTCGTTGCTGCGCCTGATGTATCTGGGCCTGCGCCCGACGCGCGGCCGGGTGGTGCTGTTCGACCGCGACATCGCGGCGACCAAGCGCTACGAGCTGCCGGCGCTGCGCCGCCGCATCGGGGTGGTGTTCCAGGATTTCCGCCTGCTCGACCACATGACGGCCTTGGACAACGTGGCGCTGCCGCTTCGGGTGAGGGGCGTCAAGGAATCCGAGATCCGGCGCCACGTGCCGGAACTGTTGTCCTGGGTGGGGCTGGCCGACCATCTGGGGGCCAAGCCCTCGACGCTGTCGGGCGGGCAGAAGCAGCGCGTCGCCATCGCCCGCGCGGTGATCGGCCGGCCCGATCTGCTGCTGGCCGACGAACCCACCGGCAACGTGGACGACCACATCGCCATGCGGCTGATGTATCTGTTCGAGGAGCTGAACAAGCTGGGCACCACCATCGTGGTGGCCACCCACAACGAGCTGCTGGTGCAGCGCTTCGCCCATCTGCCCCGTCTGCACATCGAGCACGGCATGGTCACCACCCTGCATCAGGAGCCGGCGGCAGACGATCTGGAGGCGGAGTGA
- a CDS encoding 4-(cytidine 5'-diphospho)-2-C-methyl-D-erythritol kinase, whose protein sequence is MTSFSVEAPAKINLTLHVVGKRDDGYHLLDSLVAFAGMGDTLDFAPADTLRLEVTGPTAGQIPEGENIVIKAARLLADAAGVNKGAAIRLTKRLPVAAGIGGGSADAAAALKGLMRLWDVSLSPEALNTLALSIGADVPVCLAGKPMRMMGVGEVLEPAPALPPAWLLLVNPMVPLHTPPVFKARTGPFSEADPLTAAPSDAQALAQALAARRNDLTPPAILIEPVVGEVLAAIAATADCLLPRMSGSGATCFGLYGGQAQARAAAARVAAAHPAWWVAPAPLLGR, encoded by the coding sequence ATGACCAGCTTCTCGGTCGAGGCCCCGGCCAAGATCAACCTGACCCTCCACGTGGTCGGCAAGCGCGACGACGGCTATCACCTGCTGGATTCGCTGGTGGCCTTCGCCGGAATGGGCGACACCCTGGACTTCGCCCCCGCCGACACGCTGCGCCTCGAGGTGACCGGCCCCACCGCCGGCCAGATTCCCGAGGGCGAGAACATCGTCATCAAGGCCGCCCGTCTGCTGGCTGATGCGGCTGGAGTGAACAAGGGCGCCGCCATACGCCTGACCAAGCGTCTGCCGGTGGCCGCTGGCATCGGCGGCGGTTCCGCCGACGCGGCGGCCGCGCTCAAAGGTCTGATGCGGCTGTGGGACGTGTCACTGTCGCCCGAGGCTCTCAACACGCTCGCGCTGTCCATCGGGGCCGACGTGCCGGTCTGCCTGGCGGGCAAGCCCATGCGCATGATGGGGGTGGGCGAAGTGCTGGAACCCGCCCCCGCTTTGCCGCCCGCCTGGCTGCTGCTGGTCAATCCCATGGTGCCGCTGCACACGCCGCCGGTGTTCAAGGCCCGTACCGGCCCGTTCTCCGAGGCCGACCCCCTGACCGCCGCGCCCTCCGACGCCCAGGCGCTGGCCCAGGCCCTGGCGGCGCGGCGCAACGACCTGACGCCGCCGGCCATCCTCATCGAACCGGTGGTGGGCGAGGTGCTGGCCGCCATCGCCGCCACCGCCGATTGCCTGTTGCCCCGCATGTCGGGCTCGGGCGCCACCTGTTTCGGTCTCTATGGCGGCCAAGCCCAGGCCCGCGCCGCCGCCGCCCGCGTGGCCGCCGCCCATCCCGCCTGGTGGGTGGCTCCCGCCCCCTTGCTGGGGCGTTGA
- the dnaJ gene encoding molecular chaperone DnaJ: MSKQDYYELLGVEKGASGDDIKKAYRKLAMQFHPDRNPGNADAEQKFKEINEAYDVLKDEQKRAAYDRFGHAAFEQGGGGPGGFGGGGFGGFGGGGFSDIFDEMFGEFMGGGRRGQASGRGADLRYNMDISLEDAFAGKSATIKVPSSAPCEDCKGTGGKDGAQPVTCSGCNGHGKVRQQQGFFTIERTCPTCQGMGKIIKDPCRSCGGSGRTRKEKTLSVNIPAGVEDGTRIRLAGEGEAGMRGAPSGDLYIFLSIAAHRIFQRDGANIFCRVPIPMTTAALGGTIEVPAIDGSKAKVTIPEGTQSGNQFRLKNKGMSVLRSPARGDMFIQAVVETPVNLTKRQKELLAEFNEAGEGEKAKNSPESQGFFAKVKELWEDLKEG; this comes from the coding sequence ATGAGCAAGCAGGATTATTACGAACTTCTGGGCGTCGAGAAGGGCGCTTCCGGGGACGACATCAAGAAGGCCTATCGCAAGCTGGCCATGCAGTTCCACCCGGACCGCAATCCCGGCAACGCCGACGCCGAGCAGAAGTTCAAGGAAATCAACGAAGCCTATGACGTCCTGAAGGACGAGCAGAAGCGCGCCGCCTACGACCGCTTCGGCCATGCCGCCTTCGAACAGGGCGGCGGCGGCCCCGGCGGGTTCGGCGGCGGCGGCTTCGGAGGCTTCGGCGGCGGCGGCTTCTCCGACATCTTCGACGAGATGTTCGGCGAGTTCATGGGCGGCGGACGGCGTGGCCAGGCCTCGGGCCGCGGCGCGGATCTGCGCTACAACATGGACATCAGCCTGGAAGACGCCTTCGCCGGCAAGTCGGCCACCATCAAAGTGCCGTCCAGCGCCCCTTGCGAGGATTGCAAGGGCACCGGCGGCAAGGACGGCGCCCAGCCGGTCACCTGCTCGGGCTGCAACGGCCACGGCAAGGTCCGCCAGCAGCAGGGCTTCTTCACCATCGAACGCACCTGCCCCACCTGCCAGGGCATGGGCAAGATCATCAAGGACCCCTGCCGGTCCTGCGGCGGCTCGGGCCGCACCCGCAAGGAAAAGACCCTGTCGGTCAACATCCCGGCCGGCGTCGAGGACGGCACCCGCATCCGCCTGGCCGGCGAGGGCGAGGCCGGAATGCGCGGCGCGCCTTCGGGCGATCTCTACATCTTCCTGTCCATCGCGGCGCACCGCATCTTCCAGCGCGACGGCGCCAACATCTTCTGCCGCGTGCCCATCCCCATGACCACGGCGGCGCTGGGCGGCACCATCGAGGTGCCCGCCATCGACGGCTCCAAGGCCAAGGTCACCATCCCCGAAGGCACCCAGTCCGGCAACCAGTTCCGCCTGAAGAACAAGGGCATGAGCGTGCTGCGCTCTCCGGCCCGCGGCGACATGTTCATCCAGGCGGTGGTGGAAACCCCCGTCAACCTGACCAAGCGCCAAAAGGAACTGCTCGCCGAATTCAACGAGGCCGGCGAAGGCGAAAAGGCCAAGAACTCTCCCGAGAGCCAGGGCTTCTTCGCCAAGGTCAAGGAACTGTGGGAAGATCTGAAGGAGGGGTGA
- a CDS encoding tryptophanase, whose protein sequence is MAKVKFHSGEAVPLEMHKVRIVQKLSLAPIERRLEAIREAGNNTFLLKNRDIFLDMLTDSGVNAMSDKQQAAMMEADDSYAGSETFTKLENKIRDIFQMEYFLPVHQGRAAENIISRVFVTPGSIVPMNYHFTTSKAHIVLNGGSVEEIIIDEGLQVTSQCPFKGDMDVGKLQTLISTHGAAKIAYVRIETGTNLIGGQPHSLANLREVSRVCRKNGILLVFDASLLADNLHFIKDREAECRGMSVRDITKAIAGLTDIIYFSARKLGCARGGGICTNSRDAFMKMRELVTLYEGFLTYGGMSIREIEALTVGLEETMDEDMISQGPQFIEYMVNDLARQGVPVITPAGGLGCHLDAMAFLPHVPQTEYPAGALASALYLVSGVRGMERGSISEQRNEDGSEVYSNMELLRLAVPRRVFTLSQLKYAVDRIVWLYQNRDLIGGLKFVEEPSMLRFFFGKLEATSGWQAKLVAKFRKDFGDSL, encoded by the coding sequence ATGGCCAAGGTCAAGTTTCATTCCGGGGAGGCCGTTCCCCTTGAAATGCACAAGGTCCGCATCGTCCAGAAACTGAGCCTCGCGCCCATCGAGCGTCGCCTGGAAGCCATCCGCGAGGCGGGCAACAACACCTTCCTCCTGAAGAATCGCGATATCTTCCTCGACATGCTGACCGACAGCGGCGTCAACGCCATGAGCGACAAGCAGCAGGCGGCCATGATGGAGGCCGATGACAGCTACGCCGGGTCCGAGACCTTCACCAAGCTGGAAAACAAGATCCGCGACATCTTCCAGATGGAATACTTCCTGCCGGTCCATCAGGGCCGCGCCGCCGAGAACATCATCTCGCGGGTGTTCGTGACGCCGGGCAGCATCGTGCCCATGAACTATCATTTCACCACCAGCAAGGCCCATATCGTGCTCAACGGCGGCAGCGTCGAGGAGATCATCATCGACGAGGGCCTGCAGGTCACCAGCCAGTGTCCCTTCAAGGGCGACATGGACGTGGGCAAGCTGCAGACTCTGATCAGCACCCATGGCGCGGCCAAGATCGCCTATGTCCGTATCGAGACCGGCACCAACCTGATCGGCGGCCAGCCCCATTCGCTGGCCAACCTGCGCGAGGTCAGCCGGGTGTGCCGCAAGAACGGCATCCTGCTGGTGTTTGACGCCAGCCTGCTGGCCGACAACCTGCACTTCATCAAGGACCGCGAGGCCGAATGCCGGGGCATGTCGGTGCGCGACATCACCAAGGCCATCGCCGGCCTGACCGACATCATCTACTTCTCGGCCCGCAAGCTGGGCTGCGCGCGCGGCGGCGGCATCTGCACCAACAGCCGCGACGCCTTCATGAAGATGCGCGAATTGGTCACCCTGTACGAGGGCTTCCTGACCTATGGCGGCATGTCCATCCGCGAGATCGAGGCCCTGACCGTCGGCCTGGAAGAGACCATGGACGAGGACATGATCTCCCAGGGACCGCAATTCATCGAATACATGGTCAACGACCTGGCCCGCCAGGGCGTGCCGGTGATCACCCCGGCCGGCGGCCTGGGCTGTCACCTGGACGCCATGGCCTTCCTGCCGCACGTGCCCCAGACCGAATACCCGGCCGGCGCCCTGGCCTCGGCCCTGTACCTGGTCAGCGGCGTGCGCGGCATGGAGCGCGGCTCCATCTCGGAACAGCGCAACGAGGACGGCAGCGAGGTCTATTCCAACATGGAATTGCTGCGCCTCGCCGTGCCGCGCCGCGTCTTCACCCTGTCCCAGCTGAAATACGCGGTGGACCGCATCGTCTGGCTGTACCAGAACCGCGATCTGATCGGCGGCCTGAAGTTCGTGGAAGAGCCCAGCATGCTGCGCTTCTTCTTCGGCAAGCTGGAAGCCACCAGCGGCTGGCAGGCCAAACTGGTCGCCAAGTTCCGCAAGGATTTCGGCGACAGCCTGTAG